In a single window of the Eshraghiella crossota genome:
- a CDS encoding putative bifunctional diguanylate cyclase/phosphodiesterase: MDDFTGIVHNVFLELYTELNLESIELFQMNDEQYGHIVCALPEKKIQEQTINSLHGFLKGKTFKLPVFIRDRAAMYVAVVKDNMTDEDKIEFTEKILILQNVAAVGNFSDSIAASYKVMEDALDRVPVGVAVLDNESRRVLLLNSVAARSESVQSIMGKALKLYTDTGKQTLEDIYDNSSGLWYDVNFSGLKWINGEDVLVCTTIDVTQKIRNRQKIEYQANNDYLTGLFNRMKCERDLDEILKNMNPGEKGCVVFLDLDNFKQVNDGLGHQYGDVLLQEIAYSLQETDGIKNSCYRMGGDEFVIIVKPWYFDKITEIVDKISKRFNDIWHIMDVDYYCTMSMGIAVFPDQGKTVDELIKKADFAMYEAKKGGKNRFLWYTVEDEERKCADNGFRDSIKELVGDDCRDFDINYQPVFDKDGILYGAEALVRINSGSLGRLLPAEFLPTAEYLGIMNRIGHYVFAKAVKTLKKWNGTHPDLKMFINMAPTQLMMPKAAENIMNIIKQWEVNPGNIYCDISEKTEFLDEKMALATLEILNGHGINISLDDFGSGKMSLGFLKDSHASMIKFDNSLVKKSRTDDVEITILRSITEIADILDIDIAFVGIEDDNDNNIALENKADYLGGFYYGEALPEDEFETKWLK, encoded by the coding sequence ATGGACGATTTTACAGGTATTGTACATAATGTTTTTTTGGAACTTTATACGGAACTTAATCTTGAGAGCATAGAACTTTTTCAGATGAATGACGAACAATACGGACATATTGTATGCGCGCTGCCTGAAAAGAAAATACAGGAGCAGACCATAAATTCCCTTCACGGATTCTTGAAAGGAAAGACCTTTAAACTACCGGTATTCATAAGGGATAGAGCCGCAATGTATGTTGCAGTGGTAAAGGATAATATGACGGACGAGGATAAAATCGAATTTACCGAAAAAATCCTTATACTGCAGAATGTTGCTGCGGTAGGCAATTTCAGCGATTCGATTGCGGCATCATATAAGGTAATGGAGGATGCGCTTGACAGAGTTCCTGTGGGTGTGGCGGTCCTTGATAATGAAAGCAGAAGGGTACTTTTGCTTAACAGCGTGGCAGCCCGGTCAGAATCCGTCCAGAGCATTATGGGAAAAGCTCTTAAATTATATACGGATACAGGAAAGCAGACCCTTGAGGATATATATGACAATTCCTCAGGACTATGGTATGACGTTAATTTTTCAGGTTTAAAATGGATTAATGGCGAAGATGTTCTTGTCTGTACGACCATAGATGTAACCCAGAAAATCAGAAACCGGCAGAAAATAGAATATCAGGCCAATAATGACTATTTAACAGGTCTTTTTAACAGAATGAAATGTGAAAGGGACCTTGATGAAATTCTAAAGAATATGAATCCCGGTGAAAAGGGCTGCGTTGTCTTTTTGGACCTTGATAATTTCAAACAGGTAAATGACGGACTGGGACACCAGTACGGAGATGTTCTTTTACAGGAAATAGCATACTCCTTACAGGAGACCGATGGCATAAAAAATTCCTGCTACAGGATGGGCGGGGATGAATTTGTAATTATTGTGAAACCATGGTATTTTGATAAAATCACTGAAATAGTTGATAAAATCAGTAAAAGATTTAATGACATCTGGCATATAATGGATGTCGATTATTACTGCACAATGAGTATGGGAATAGCTGTGTTTCCCGACCAGGGAAAGACTGTTGATGAACTGATTAAAAAAGCCGACTTTGCAATGTATGAGGCAAAGAAAGGCGGTAAAAACCGCTTTTTGTGGTATACCGTGGAGGACGAAGAGCGTAAGTGTGCAGATAACGGGTTCAGGGATTCCATAAAAGAACTTGTAGGCGATGATTGCAGGGATTTTGATATAAATTACCAGCCTGTGTTTGACAAAGACGGCATATTGTACGGTGCGGAGGCACTTGTCAGGATTAATAGCGGCAGCCTTGGCAGGCTTCTTCCCGCAGAGTTTTTACCTACGGCAGAATATCTCGGAATAATGAACCGTATAGGCCATTATGTGTTTGCAAAGGCAGTAAAGACTCTCAAAAAATGGAATGGCACACATCCTGATTTGAAGATGTTTATAAATATGGCACCTACACAGCTTATGATGCCTAAGGCGGCTGAGAATATCATGAATATCATAAAACAGTGGGAAGTAAATCCCGGAAATATATATTGTGATATATCAGAAAAGACTGAATTCCTTGATGAAAAAATGGCACTTGCAACGCTTGAAATATTGAATGGGCACGGCATAAATATATCACTTGATGATTTCGGTTCTGGTAAAATGTCCCTTGGATTTCTGAAAGACAGCCATGCCTCAATGATTAAATTCGATAATTCACTTGTCAAAAAAAGCAGAACTGATGATGTGGAAATAACGATACTCCGCTCAATAACAGAAATTGCGGATATTCTTGACATCGATATAGCGTTTGTAGGAATAGAAGACGATAATGATAATAATATAGCATTAGAAAACAAAGCAGATTATCTGGGAGGTTTCTACTACGGAGAAGCACTTCCGGAAGATGAATTTGAAACAAAATGGTTAAAATAA